In Methanobacterium petrolearium, the following proteins share a genomic window:
- a CDS encoding 2,3-diphosphoglycerate synthetase, with protein MSTLLKMVCLIDGEHYLPVTKSALDTLDNIEHIEVVAAVFIGGTEKLRDASPESIGEKLKVKVYFGPDHNKIPYDLIVEVAEEHQADVVMDLSDEPVVDYSKRFKIASLVLEKGILYEGPDFSFQPLDEYDVLDKPSLKILGTGKRIGKTAVSAYAARLIHNENYNPCVVAMGRGGPEEPEIVRGDQIQITPQYLMEQSDKGIHAASDHWEDALMSRILTIGCRRCGGGMVGQVFITNMKKGAQLANEVDADFVIMEGSGAAIPPVKTNRHIVLIGANQPIINIEKFFGPYRIKMADLAVITMCEEPMASPKKIQRIEKFINEFNPEATVIPTVFRPKPLESVEGKRVLFATTAPDSIKDVLIKHLEQEHGCTVVGTTPYLSNRPLLQKDIEKYIDEVDVMLTELKAAAVDVATKDALQAGLEVVYCDNIPLVIREGDNLDPAIIDVVDKAIADHKSK; from the coding sequence ATGAGCACCTTACTGAAGATGGTATGCTTGATTGATGGTGAACATTATCTTCCCGTTACTAAATCTGCATTAGACACTCTGGATAACATTGAACATATCGAAGTAGTTGCTGCTGTTTTTATTGGTGGCACAGAAAAATTAAGAGACGCTTCACCAGAATCTATCGGTGAAAAACTCAAAGTTAAGGTTTACTTTGGACCAGACCATAATAAAATTCCATATGACTTGATTGTAGAAGTTGCAGAGGAACACCAGGCAGATGTTGTCATGGACCTCAGTGACGAACCAGTAGTTGATTATTCTAAACGTTTTAAAATAGCATCGCTGGTCCTGGAGAAAGGCATACTCTATGAGGGTCCTGATTTTTCATTCCAACCCCTGGATGAATATGATGTACTGGACAAACCATCCCTCAAAATTTTAGGAACGGGTAAAAGAATTGGTAAAACTGCAGTATCAGCTTATGCGGCCCGTTTAATCCATAATGAAAATTACAATCCCTGTGTGGTGGCTATGGGCCGTGGAGGTCCTGAAGAACCCGAAATCGTCAGGGGTGACCAGATCCAGATCACACCCCAGTACCTCATGGAACAGTCAGATAAAGGTATCCACGCTGCATCAGATCACTGGGAAGATGCACTGATGAGCCGCATACTCACCATAGGCTGCCGACGTTGTGGTGGGGGAATGGTGGGCCAAGTATTTATAACTAACATGAAAAAAGGCGCCCAATTGGCCAATGAAGTGGATGCTGATTTTGTCATCATGGAAGGAAGTGGAGCAGCCATACCACCAGTTAAAACCAACCGACATATTGTTCTTATTGGGGCAAACCAGCCCATCATTAACATTGAAAAATTCTTCGGACCATATCGGATTAAAATGGCAGATTTAGCTGTTATAACCATGTGTGAAGAACCCATGGCCAGTCCAAAGAAAATCCAACGCATTGAAAAATTCATAAATGAATTCAACCCTGAAGCCACGGTTATACCCACGGTTTTCCGTCCCAAACCTTTAGAATCAGTGGAGGGTAAACGGGTCTTATTTGCTACCACAGCTCCTGATTCAATTAAGGATGTTCTCATAAAACACCTGGAACAGGAACATGGCTGTACTGTAGTTGGAACCACCCCCTACCTGTCTAACCGTCCCTTGCTTCAGAAGGATATTGAGAAATACATTGATGAAGTTGATGTTATGCTCACAGAACTCAAGGCAGCAGCGGTGGATGTGGCCACCAAGGACGCTCTGCAGGCAGGGCTGGAAGTGGTGTACTGTGACAATATTCCCCTGGTAATCCGTGAAGGGGATAATTTGGATCCTGCCATCATTGATGTGGTGGATAAGGCCATTGCCGATCATAAGAGCAAATAG
- the hisD gene encoding histidinol dehydrogenase — protein sequence MKIVQLKNEKRVNLLERSQPDTSAVINTVGDIISDVKNRQDEALRHYTKKFDGVNLNELLVSKEDIEESFNKIDPELIGSLKKAALNIGKFHQSQLPLDWSMEVDDGVTAGQIVRPLEKVGCYIPGGRAAYPSSILMTVIPAKVAGVQEIVCCTPPGKDGKVKDVVLAAAYIAGADKLYRVGGAQAIAAMAYGTQTIQAVDKIVGPGNIFVTAAKKMVYGQVDIEFPAGPSEVLIIADETANPNFIALDLMAQAEHDPQAAAVLVTTSKELAQKVKENVTRDLPQMERNEIIEQSLAQNGLIILADTIQECVDFSNDYAPEHLMIMTSDAEEIVPDIRNAGSIFLGNLTPVAAGDYGSGTNHVLPTSFCARMYSGLSTESFLKKPTVQKITRDGLKNLKDVVIPLAEYEGLYAHAESFRRRLDEN from the coding sequence ATGAAAATCGTCCAATTAAAAAATGAAAAACGGGTAAACTTGTTGGAAAGGTCACAGCCTGACACAAGCGCTGTTATTAACACCGTGGGAGATATCATCAGTGACGTGAAAAATAGACAAGATGAAGCACTCCGTCACTACACTAAAAAGTTTGATGGTGTCAATTTAAATGAGTTATTGGTGAGTAAAGAAGATATTGAAGAGAGTTTCAATAAAATAGACCCCGAATTAATTGGTAGTCTCAAAAAAGCAGCCCTTAACATTGGGAAATTCCACCAATCTCAATTACCCCTGGATTGGTCAATGGAAGTTGATGATGGTGTGACTGCTGGTCAGATAGTGCGTCCACTGGAAAAGGTGGGATGTTATATACCTGGAGGAAGAGCAGCTTATCCTTCCAGCATCTTGATGACGGTTATACCTGCCAAAGTAGCAGGAGTACAGGAAATAGTCTGTTGCACACCACCAGGAAAAGATGGCAAAGTAAAGGATGTTGTCCTGGCAGCAGCTTATATTGCTGGTGCAGATAAATTATACAGAGTGGGAGGGGCACAGGCCATTGCAGCCATGGCTTATGGGACCCAAACCATCCAGGCAGTGGATAAAATCGTTGGTCCGGGAAACATCTTCGTGACTGCTGCTAAAAAGATGGTTTACGGTCAGGTGGATATTGAATTTCCTGCTGGACCCTCAGAAGTGCTGATCATAGCTGATGAAACTGCAAATCCCAATTTCATTGCACTTGATCTCATGGCCCAGGCAGAACACGACCCCCAGGCAGCAGCTGTGCTAGTAACCACTTCTAAAGAACTGGCACAAAAAGTAAAGGAAAACGTTACCCGAGATCTTCCCCAGATGGAACGAAACGAAATAATTGAACAATCACTGGCCCAGAACGGGTTAATCATCCTGGCTGACACCATCCAGGAATGTGTAGATTTCTCCAATGATTATGCACCCGAGCACCTCATGATCATGACCTCAGATGCAGAGGAAATTGTTCCAGATATCAGAAATGCTGGTTCAATATTCCTGGGAAATTTAACACCAGTTGCAGCGGGAGATTATGGTTCAGGAACTAACCATGTGCTGCCCACATCCTTTTGTGCCAGAATGTACTCTGGTTTATCCACAGAATCCTTCCTGAAAAAACCAACAGTTCAGAAAATAACAAGAGATGGTTTAAAGAATCTTAAAGATGTTGTTATTCCTTTAGCAGAATATGAAGGATTATATGCACATGCTGAGTCATTTAGAAGACGTCTGGATGAAAATTAA
- a CDS encoding UPF0058 family protein → MYKDELIQLHQFLVYVLKHLDNEYEVKDECKEYLCLNISPHHIHRTKAEHKYAIFVLSNAISEIIAANNGGTSSNISNGLSELVKRSKKELIRFQNEDVLTAQQIKM, encoded by the coding sequence ATGTACAAAGATGAGCTTATACAGTTGCATCAATTTTTGGTATACGTTTTAAAACATCTGGACAATGAGTATGAGGTGAAAGATGAATGTAAGGAGTATTTGTGCCTCAACATCAGCCCCCATCACATACACCGCACCAAAGCCGAACACAAATATGCTATTTTTGTATTATCCAACGCTATTTCTGAGATTATCGCCGCTAACAACGGAGGAACTTCTTCTAACATTTCCAATGGCCTCTCAGAACTGGTTAAACGGTCTAAAAAAGAGCTCATACGATTCCAAAATGAAGATGTTTTAACTGCCCAACAAATTAAGATGTGA
- a CDS encoding SAM-dependent methyltransferase codes for MIKIVYDIKVYREVLKNIIKEDDVVVELGCHTGNSTRIIARKAPHGKIIALDKGSQSEKKMNELMEEETGSIEFIKGDVRLHETLEEVAKKVNQIGGCDVLSIDLGGGYHPDTTFKVFFIWSSTLKPRETIIRNRGLLDFLHSASSSEIIKSNKGWLESSGDDGIPSRLKELKLWSSKL; via the coding sequence ATGATAAAAATTGTTTACGATATTAAAGTTTATAGGGAAGTTCTAAAAAATATAATTAAGGAAGATGACGTTGTGGTGGAGTTAGGATGCCATACAGGAAATTCAACCCGCATAATTGCCCGAAAGGCACCCCATGGGAAAATCATAGCTCTGGATAAAGGCTCTCAGTCTGAAAAAAAAATGAATGAACTGATGGAAGAGGAAACTGGTTCAATTGAATTTATTAAGGGTGATGTGCGTCTCCATGAAACCCTGGAAGAAGTAGCAAAAAAGGTCAACCAGATAGGTGGTTGTGATGTTCTATCAATTGATCTTGGTGGTGGTTACCATCCAGACACTACCTTCAAAGTATTCTTCATATGGTCATCAACTTTAAAACCTCGTGAAACCATAATTAGAAATAGGGGACTTTTAGATTTCCTGCACTCAGCGTCAAGTTCTGAAATCATCAAATCCAACAAGGGATGGTTGGAGTCCAGTGGAGATGACGGCATCCCATCAAGATTAAAAGAACTTAAACTCTGGTCTTCAAAATTATAA
- a CDS encoding DtxR family transcriptional regulator — protein MSSEKTLSDNAEEYLEVIYKLSLEERPVKTTKISKMLNIAPASVSQMIKRLKTRGYVDYSPYQGVTLTEDGYAIASKITRKHRLLERFLHDVLHIKKEKVHDQACEMEHSLSDDAERALCQLLEQPDECPDDEELIPVCDFKFQTCDECRIRRREEINQVGKRDKNLVSITNMKRTEKGKVSFIRGDYKVIRRLMDMGITIGAEISVLEVAPFKGPVKILVRGSDLALGRDIAKNVFVEIIREDPPDEGALSYG, from the coding sequence ATGTCATCTGAAAAGACTCTAAGCGATAATGCAGAGGAGTATCTCGAAGTTATCTACAAACTCTCACTGGAAGAGCGACCTGTGAAGACTACCAAAATATCTAAAATGTTAAATATAGCTCCTGCCAGTGTTTCCCAGATGATAAAACGACTAAAAACACGGGGTTATGTTGATTACTCTCCCTACCAGGGAGTCACTCTTACTGAAGATGGCTATGCCATAGCCTCGAAAATTACCAGAAAGCACCGTCTTTTAGAAAGATTCTTACACGATGTGCTTCATATCAAAAAAGAAAAGGTTCATGATCAAGCCTGTGAAATGGAACACTCTCTTTCTGATGATGCTGAACGCGCATTATGCCAACTACTGGAACAACCTGATGAATGTCCTGACGATGAAGAATTGATACCAGTCTGCGATTTTAAATTCCAAACCTGTGATGAATGCCGAATACGAAGACGGGAAGAAATTAACCAGGTTGGAAAACGTGATAAAAACTTGGTCTCTATTACCAACATGAAAAGAACAGAAAAAGGTAAAGTATCATTTATTAGAGGAGATTATAAGGTTATTCGACGTTTAATGGACATGGGGATTACCATAGGTGCAGAAATATCTGTTCTTGAAGTGGCACCTTTCAAAGGGCCAGTTAAAATCCTGGTTAGAGGATCGGATCTTGCCCTGGGAAGAGATATAGCAAAAAACGTTTTTGTGGAGATCATTCGGGAAGATCCACCTGATGAAGGAGCACTATCATATGGTTAA
- a CDS encoding 2-amino-3,7-dideoxy-D-threo-hept-6-ulosonate synthase, whose product MIGKKIRIERIINRKTGRCVIVPMDHGVSIGPVDGIIKMAETIDEVASGGANAVIMHKGMVGTGHRGYGRDIGLIIHLSASTALGPDPDHKVLVTSVEKSIQMGADAVSVHVNVGSKMEPEMLMHLGSISEICDDWGMPLIAMMYPRGKKIDSEHDAEVVKLAARAGAELGADIIKTNYTGDPDTFKEVIDGCPVPLVIAGGPRVETDRELLEMVKNAVDVGGAGVAIGRNIFQAKSPQKTTRAIAEIVHNDLDVDEALKILNG is encoded by the coding sequence ATGATAGGAAAAAAAATCAGGATTGAAAGGATAATCAATCGAAAAACCGGTAGATGTGTTATCGTACCTATGGATCATGGTGTATCCATAGGACCCGTGGATGGAATAATAAAAATGGCAGAGACTATTGATGAAGTGGCCAGTGGTGGTGCCAATGCTGTAATAATGCATAAGGGAATGGTTGGCACTGGACACCGAGGTTACGGAAGAGACATTGGATTGATCATTCACCTTTCTGCCAGCACCGCCTTGGGACCAGATCCAGATCATAAGGTGCTGGTGACATCTGTGGAGAAATCCATCCAGATGGGAGCAGATGCAGTATCCGTGCATGTAAATGTGGGTTCCAAGATGGAACCTGAAATGTTAATGCACCTGGGAAGCATTTCCGAGATATGTGATGATTGGGGAATGCCCCTCATTGCCATGATGTATCCTAGAGGCAAAAAAATCGACAGCGAACACGATGCTGAAGTGGTTAAACTGGCAGCCCGTGCCGGTGCTGAACTGGGAGCCGACATAATAAAAACCAACTACACTGGAGACCCTGACACCTTCAAAGAAGTTATCGATGGATGTCCAGTACCCCTGGTAATAGCCGGGGGCCCCCGTGTAGAAACAGACCGTGAATTACTGGAAATGGTTAAAAATGCTGTAGATGTTGGGGGAGCTGGAGTGGCCATAGGCAGGAACATCTTCCAGGCCAAATCACCACAGAAAACCACCCGGGCCATTGCTGAAATTGTCCACAATGACTTGGATGTGGATGAAGCCCTGAAAATCCTCAATGGATAA
- a CDS encoding DUF2188 domain-containing protein produces the protein MAANLHVITSKKGGWDVKRDGAVKASGHFDTKEEAIEFAEKEGERYNVEVFIHSEDGKIEKREEFGKKLYPG, from the coding sequence ATGGCAGCTAATTTACACGTAATTACCAGTAAAAAAGGGGGATGGGATGTTAAAAGGGACGGGGCTGTGAAGGCTTCTGGACATTTTGATACCAAAGAAGAAGCAATTGAATTTGCAGAAAAAGAGGGTGAACGCTACAATGTGGAAGTATTTATCCACAGTGAAGATGGAAAAATCGAGAAGAGAGAAGAGTTCGGGAAGAAACTTTACCCAGGATAA
- the thsA gene encoding thermosome subunit alpha, producing the protein MAQLGGQGGQGQGQPIIIMPEGSSRVLGRDAQRMNIMAGKILAETIRTTLGPKGMDKMLVDGMGDIVVTNDGVTILKEMDIEHPAAKMLVEVAKTQEDEVGDGTTTAVIIAGELLKKAEELLEQEIHPTTLVMGYRKAAAKAQELLNEISMDAHDSDTLRMVAMTAMTGKGTETAREPLAELVVSAVMQVEEDGEVDKDHINIHRIQGATVNDSQIVNGVVIDKSRADNSMPKSIENAKIALLKYPIEVKDLETDAKIKLTDPAQMQAFIEQEEQMVKDMVDQIVATGANVVFCQKGIDDLAQHLFAREGIIAVKRVRKSDMERLGKATGGQLVTNIEDLTSEDLGHAGKVYEKKIFDEILIFVEECSQPKAVSIILRGSTRHVAEEVERAVEDAIGVVAATLEDGKVVAGGGAPEVAIAKGLREYADTISGREQLAIAAFAEALEIVPKTLAENAGLDQIDAMVDLRAAHEQNHLIGLNVFKGEVVDMKDENVIEPRQVKKQAIQSAAEAAEMILRIDDMIASSGPSEPDMEGMGGMPGGMPGGMPGGMPPMM; encoded by the coding sequence GTGGCACAACTAGGAGGACAAGGTGGCCAAGGTCAAGGCCAACCTATTATTATAATGCCAGAAGGTTCTTCTCGAGTTTTAGGAAGAGATGCTCAGAGAATGAATATTATGGCTGGAAAGATTCTCGCAGAAACCATCAGAACAACTCTCGGTCCAAAAGGTATGGACAAGATGCTGGTGGATGGCATGGGAGATATCGTAGTAACCAACGACGGTGTAACCATACTCAAAGAAATGGACATCGAACACCCTGCAGCCAAAATGCTGGTGGAAGTAGCCAAAACCCAGGAAGATGAAGTGGGAGACGGAACCACCACTGCAGTAATAATTGCCGGAGAACTGCTCAAAAAAGCAGAAGAACTCTTAGAACAGGAAATACACCCAACCACCCTGGTAATGGGATACCGGAAAGCAGCAGCCAAGGCACAGGAACTCTTGAATGAGATTTCCATGGACGCTCATGACTCTGACACCCTCCGTATGGTTGCAATGACTGCAATGACTGGTAAAGGAACCGAAACTGCCAGAGAACCATTGGCGGAATTGGTGGTCAGTGCAGTGATGCAGGTGGAAGAAGATGGAGAAGTGGACAAAGACCACATAAACATCCACAGAATTCAGGGTGCAACAGTCAACGACTCCCAGATCGTTAATGGAGTGGTAATTGACAAAAGCAGAGCCGACAATTCCATGCCAAAAAGCATAGAAAACGCTAAAATTGCCCTTCTAAAATATCCAATAGAAGTTAAAGATCTGGAAACCGATGCCAAAATCAAACTCACTGACCCTGCCCAGATGCAGGCGTTCATTGAACAGGAAGAACAGATGGTCAAGGACATGGTGGACCAAATCGTGGCTACCGGTGCCAACGTGGTCTTCTGTCAAAAAGGAATCGATGACCTTGCCCAGCACCTGTTTGCCAGAGAAGGAATCATCGCAGTTAAACGGGTAAGAAAATCGGACATGGAACGCTTAGGAAAAGCAACCGGCGGACAACTGGTCACTAACATTGAAGACCTGACTTCAGAAGACTTGGGACATGCTGGTAAAGTCTATGAAAAGAAAATCTTCGATGAAATACTTATCTTCGTGGAAGAATGCAGCCAACCAAAAGCAGTATCCATCATACTACGTGGAAGTACTCGCCACGTAGCTGAAGAAGTGGAAAGAGCAGTTGAAGATGCAATTGGTGTTGTTGCTGCCACATTAGAAGATGGTAAAGTTGTTGCTGGTGGAGGAGCACCAGAAGTAGCCATAGCCAAAGGATTAAGAGAATACGCTGACACCATCAGTGGCAGAGAACAATTAGCAATCGCAGCCTTTGCCGAAGCCCTAGAAATTGTTCCCAAAACTCTGGCTGAAAACGCTGGACTTGACCAGATTGATGCAATGGTAGATCTACGTGCAGCCCATGAACAGAACCATCTAATTGGATTGAATGTTTTCAAGGGCGAAGTTGTTGATATGAAAGATGAAAATGTTATTGAACCACGCCAAGTTAAAAAACAGGCCATCCAATCAGCAGCTGAAGCAGCCGAGATGATTCTGCGTATTGACGACATGATTGCATCTAGCGGACCATCCGAACCTGACATGGAAGGTATGGGTGGAATGCCTGGTGGAATGCCTGGTGGAATGCCTGGTGGAATGCCACCAATGATGTAA
- the aspS gene encoding aspartate--tRNA(Asn) ligase yields the protein MTDSLGNWRRTHYSRELDDTMDGESVTLMGWVHEIRDLGGIIFVLLRDRDGITQITAPSKKISPELFGELRKLRKESVLAVLGNVQGSPKAPGGVEVIPEEIRLLNNSEQPLPLDPTEKVRAEIDTRLDSRFLDLRKHGVSAIFKIKSTMLHSIRVYLEENGFLEVNTPKLVASATEGGTELFPITYFEREAFLGQSPQLYKQMMMGSGFDKVFEIAPIFRAEEHDTLRHLNEVISIDVEMAFANDEDVMNLLENLVQNAIKKVKENCQVELEDIGVELEVPKLPFPRLEYDEVIDLVNSKGVTLRYGEDLSRAAEKALGEAMDGYYFITNWPTDIKPFYVMPHEDEPDKSYAFDLMYKDLEISSGATRVHQHDLLVERIKKQGLNPDSFQRYLAAFEYGMPPHAGWGLGAERFTMCLTGMKNIRETVLFPRDRRRLTP from the coding sequence ATGACAGATTCATTAGGAAACTGGAGAAGAACACATTACTCACGAGAACTCGACGATACAATGGATGGTGAATCAGTGACCCTTATGGGTTGGGTTCATGAAATACGTGACCTGGGTGGAATAATATTCGTACTCCTCAGGGACCGGGATGGAATTACCCAGATCACTGCTCCCAGCAAAAAAATCTCGCCAGAACTATTTGGGGAACTTAGAAAACTTAGAAAAGAATCTGTTCTGGCAGTTTTGGGAAATGTGCAGGGATCACCAAAAGCACCAGGAGGTGTTGAAGTGATACCAGAGGAGATCAGATTACTCAACAACTCAGAACAACCACTACCTCTGGATCCCACCGAGAAGGTGCGGGCAGAAATTGACACCAGACTGGATTCAAGATTTCTTGACCTGCGAAAACATGGAGTCAGCGCCATATTTAAAATAAAAAGCACAATGCTCCACTCAATAAGGGTTTATCTTGAAGAAAACGGTTTTCTTGAAGTGAACACCCCTAAACTGGTTGCTTCAGCCACAGAGGGTGGTACTGAGCTTTTCCCTATCACCTACTTTGAAAGGGAAGCATTCCTGGGTCAGAGTCCCCAGCTTTACAAGCAGATGATGATGGGATCTGGTTTTGATAAGGTCTTTGAAATTGCACCCATCTTCCGAGCCGAGGAACATGATACACTCCGCCACCTGAACGAGGTTATCTCCATTGACGTGGAAATGGCATTCGCCAATGACGAAGATGTGATGAATCTTCTTGAGAATTTGGTGCAAAACGCCATCAAAAAGGTTAAAGAGAACTGTCAGGTTGAACTGGAAGATATTGGGGTTGAATTAGAAGTTCCAAAACTTCCATTCCCTCGTCTTGAATACGATGAAGTGATCGATCTTGTTAACTCCAAAGGAGTGACCCTCCGATATGGGGAAGACCTTTCCCGTGCTGCTGAAAAGGCTTTAGGCGAAGCAATGGATGGATACTACTTTATAACTAATTGGCCCACTGATATCAAACCATTCTATGTAATGCCCCATGAAGATGAACCAGATAAAAGTTACGCCTTTGACTTGATGTACAAGGACCTGGAGATATCTTCAGGAGCAACCAGGGTACACCAGCATGACTTACTGGTGGAACGGATTAAAAAACAGGGATTGAACCCAGATTCATTCCAGCGATACCTGGCAGCATTCGAGTATGGAATGCCACCACATGCAGGATGGGGATTGGGAGCTGAAAGATTCACCATGTGCCTCACTGGAATGAAAAATATCCGGGAAACCGTGCTGTTCCCAAGGGATAGGAGAAGGTTGACTCCATAA
- a CDS encoding NAD(P)/FAD-dependent oxidoreductase, which translates to MKIYDIAVIGAGPAGCMAAIQGAQQGKNVILLEKNDQIGYKLSLTANRRCNLTNTATMDVFLEKFGRRGSFYRDAFSKFSNQDLMNFFKTHDLELTEEQEGRIFPITEKARSVVEVLEKVLNEEKVKLISNFRLKHLNKISHVFKLASTKGELVNAYKVIIATGGVTYGFTGSTGDGLTIAKFLGHNITDLKPGGVPLLVREEWIHQLKGVTLENVGLTIRHSGKKIDLPRGNLLLTHFGVSGPIILDMSHVIVGLMEKHGDLKLYIDFKPEIRKDALGIMLMEDFQEHPKKSLKNYLKHHLPNNLIIPILNTQSIDPQKKLNQITKKERLQLQDVLKSLPITLYGHLPMDKAMVTCGGVSKREIDPQTMESKLVKGLYFAGEIISGCGGRGGYNLQQAFSTGYVAGVSAAK; encoded by the coding sequence ATGAAGATTTATGACATAGCTGTAATTGGAGCAGGACCAGCTGGATGCATGGCTGCCATACAGGGGGCACAGCAAGGTAAAAACGTGATTCTCCTGGAGAAAAACGATCAAATAGGTTATAAACTGTCATTAACGGCTAACAGAAGATGTAATCTTACAAACACTGCAACTATGGATGTTTTCCTGGAAAAATTTGGTAGGCGAGGTTCTTTCTACCGGGATGCATTCAGTAAATTTTCCAATCAGGATCTTATGAATTTTTTCAAAACGCATGATCTGGAATTAACCGAAGAACAGGAAGGAAGGATCTTTCCCATAACTGAAAAAGCCAGATCAGTTGTGGAAGTGCTAGAAAAAGTCCTGAATGAAGAAAAAGTTAAACTTATCAGTAATTTTCGGTTAAAACATCTTAACAAAATATCCCATGTTTTTAAACTCGCTTCAACTAAAGGTGAATTGGTAAATGCTTATAAGGTAATCATTGCCACTGGCGGAGTGACCTATGGATTCACAGGATCTACAGGAGATGGTTTAACCATTGCAAAATTTTTAGGACACAACATAACAGACCTTAAACCAGGTGGTGTTCCATTGTTGGTGCGTGAAGAATGGATTCACCAACTAAAGGGAGTTACCCTGGAAAATGTGGGGTTAACCATAAGACACAGTGGGAAAAAGATCGATTTACCCCGCGGGAACCTGCTTCTAACACATTTTGGCGTTTCAGGACCGATTATTCTTGATATGAGCCATGTGATTGTTGGGCTTATGGAAAAACATGGTGATTTAAAGCTTTACATTGATTTTAAACCAGAAATCAGGAAGGATGCTCTGGGAATCATGTTGATGGAAGATTTCCAGGAACACCCTAAAAAAAGTCTGAAAAATTACCTGAAACATCACCTCCCCAATAACCTGATTATCCCCATCTTAAACACTCAATCCATTGATCCTCAAAAAAAGCTCAACCAGATCACTAAAAAAGAGAGACTGCAGCTACAGGATGTATTAAAATCCCTTCCAATAACTTTATACGGCCACCTGCCCATGGATAAAGCCATGGTTACCTGTGGTGGTGTCTCCAAAAGGGAAATTGATCCTCAGACCATGGAATCAAAGTTGGTAAAGGGGTTATACTTTGCTGGTGAAATCATTTCAGGGTGTGGTGGTAGGGGAGGTTATAATCTGCAACAGGCGTTTTCAACAGGTTATGTGGCTGGTGTGAGTGCAGCAAAATAA
- a CDS encoding RimK/LysX family protein, giving the protein MDDPLCSGAEFDKLKKQLSFNLAEKRVIKDLNIQPDAFIPVLFSLKFGGDWSFKTKDLEAMAVKEKITRYNEIDRLGYTLERVTLFVNPQLISTQGRILRLEKCGNKNERELVERPFQVQLDAQKIILAELNPDSMEITLKKIEGPLSFEGSAAYGVSHEMEHLAGCEHTGKFIWEFEYKLGD; this is encoded by the coding sequence TTGGATGATCCACTTTGCAGTGGTGCAGAATTCGATAAACTGAAAAAACAGCTTTCTTTCAATTTAGCTGAGAAAAGGGTCATAAAAGATCTGAATATTCAACCGGATGCTTTCATTCCAGTTCTTTTTTCCCTGAAATTCGGTGGTGACTGGAGTTTCAAGACCAAAGATTTAGAGGCAATGGCAGTAAAAGAGAAGATCACCCGCTACAATGAAATTGATAGGTTAGGTTACACTCTGGAGAGGGTTACGCTTTTTGTAAACCCACAGCTCATCTCTACTCAGGGTAGAATTTTGCGTCTGGAAAAATGTGGCAATAAAAATGAACGTGAACTTGTGGAAAGACCTTTCCAGGTCCAACTTGATGCTCAGAAAATTATTCTCGCAGAACTAAATCCTGACTCCATGGAGATAACACTTAAGAAAATTGAAGGCCCCCTAAGTTTTGAGGGATCCGCAGCTTATGGGGTTTCCCATGAGATGGAACACCTGGCTGGATGTGAACACACTGGGAAGTTCATCTGGGAATTTGAATACAAACTGGGAGATTAA